The genomic window GAAAAGGGCCGTTttagtaaatgtattaatggcgtatatgaattatttggaGCTGGTGTATTTGGTGACGGCCTTGGTACCTTCACTGACGGCGTGCTTGGCCAATTCACCGGGCAACAAGAGACGGACGGCGGTTTGGATTTCCCGACTTGTGATGGTCGAGCGCTTGTTGTAGTGGGCAAGACGACTGGATTCGGCGGCGATGCGTTCGAACAGATCGTTGACGAAACTGTTCATGATGCTCATGGCCTTTGAGGAAACTCCGGTGTCGGGATGTACTTGTTTCAACACTTTGTAGATGTAGATGGCGTACGATTCTTTCCTCTTGGGCTTGCGCTTCTTGTCGGATTTGGTGATGTTCTTTTGCGCCTTGCCGGACTTCTTCATTGCTTTGCCAGCGGATTTTCCTCCTGGAgccattttagaatattattctgCGTTGTCGTTGTAAGCGTAACGGTTGACAGACGATATCTGAATGATGCGTTGACACGGAAAGACGATGGTATATATTAGTAATCAAGCGCTATACGTCGTTTGTTCATTGGTCAAAAACTTATCGAGTATAACagaataaattgaattcatCAGCGTGTGTGTTATCGTTAAGAATAATAGTTTCTCCACTAACAACATTATCattatgttgataaaaaacaaCACCGTTTAGTAGTAGTTGTAAAGCAAACGGTGTTGTGTAGTGTCGTCATAACGGTCGAATCGGTCCAATCGCAGTATTGTTCTCTAATTCACGGCTATATAAGCAACGTCCAGCCCGATTAGAGTATCATTCAGTTTTGAAACACAGTTCAACACAGTCGTCGAACGAAATTACAGTCATGAGCGGAAGAGGCAAAGCAGGCAAATCCAAAGGTGGTAAATCCAAGACCAGGTCGTCCCGTGCCGGACTCCAGTTCCCGGTCGGTCGTATCCATCGTCTGTTGAGGAAAGGAAACTACGCCGAACGTGTCGGAGCCGGAGCACCAGTGTACTTGGCCGCCGTCATGGAGTATTTGGCAGCTGAAGTTTTGGAGTTGGCCGGTAACGCTGCCCGTGACAACAAGAAATCTCGTATCATTCCCAGACATTTGCAATTGGCCATCAGAAATGACGAAGAATTGAACAAATTGTTGTCCGGAGTGACAATCGCCCAGGGCGGTGTGTTACCTAACATCCAAGCTGTTCTCTTGCCCAAAAAGACCGAAAAGAAAGtctaaattttcattaattacacTTTGATGATATGATCCTATTACTAAAAAGGCCCTTTTCAGGGCCAccaaatattctataataaaatgtaggcatataaaatttttttaatacccatCTCTCCAACAACGTTctacaaaaacaaatcaatctTTGCGAATATAAGATATCCATAACACTATTACTTTTTCTcacaatatattctataaattgtttacgttgatatttcacaataattattatgtcctaataatgtaatttgatgGTACTAATTATTAGCCCGTCGTTCAGTCGTTGTGTCGCTATGAATATTTCGCTCACATAATTACCACTGGTTTATTTTCATTCGAATTTgacaatactatatatttatatttagattgAGTGATTTAcggaaaaacattaaatattatagattaactGATTAAGTTATTTGAAGTCCAATATTGGCGTATACGTAATAATACCGTATATTTTGGCGTTGTGCTCGCCCCAGTGGCCCGTGCTA from Aphis gossypii isolate Hap1 chromosome 1, ASM2018417v2, whole genome shotgun sequence includes these protein-coding regions:
- the LOC126548901 gene encoding histone H2B; translated protein: MAPGGKSAGKAMKKSGKAQKNITKSDKKRKPKRKESYAIYIYKVLKQVHPDTGVSSKAMSIMNSFVNDLFERIAAESSRLAHYNKRSTITSREIQTAVRLLLPGELAKHAVSEGTKAVTKYTSSK
- the LOC126548907 gene encoding histone H2A; translated protein: MSGRGKAGKSKGGKSKTRSSRAGLQFPVGRIHRLLRKGNYAERVGAGAPVYLAAVMEYLAAEVLELAGNAARDNKKSRIIPRHLQLAIRNDEELNKLLSGVTIAQGGVLPNIQAVLLPKKTEKKV